From the genome of Pseudomonadota bacterium, one region includes:
- a CDS encoding formylmethanofuran dehydrogenase subunit E family protein, which translates to MIGHYSFKEYVAAAKDFHGYPAPGILVGGIMVDYALQHMPEGVLFEALCETSSCLPDAIQVLTPCTTGNGRVTVNNLGLFALSLYDKFTGEGVRVYLDPKKLENYPEIKSWLFKLKTKSEQNKDLLLEQIEEAGADICGIQSITIDSKYLGKHSKGAIIVCTNCGEAYPQKDGSVCLSCQGKSRYISSENFNHRL; encoded by the coding sequence ATGATTGGCCATTATTCTTTTAAAGAGTATGTGGCTGCTGCCAAAGATTTTCATGGATACCCAGCTCCGGGAATCCTTGTCGGAGGAATAATGGTCGATTATGCATTGCAGCATATGCCTGAAGGAGTACTTTTCGAGGCTCTTTGTGAGACTTCCAGCTGTCTTCCTGATGCTATTCAGGTACTTACACCATGTACCACAGGAAACGGCAGGGTTACAGTAAACAATTTAGGCCTGTTTGCCTTAAGCCTTTATGATAAATTTACCGGAGAAGGGGTTCGTGTTTATTTAGATCCGAAAAAGCTGGAAAACTATCCGGAGATTAAAAGCTGGCTTTTTAAGCTCAAAACAAAAAGCGAACAGAACAAAGATTTGCTTTTAGAACAAATCGAGGAAGCAGGCGCTGATATCTGTGGAATACAAAGTATAACTATTGATAGTAAATATTTGGGCAAGCACAGCAAAGGTGCAATAATTGTATGTACTAACTGCGGAGAAGCCTATCCTCAAAAAGATGGATCAGTATGCTTAAGCTGTCAGGGCAAATCCAGGTATATCTCATCAGAAAATTTC
- the tgt gene encoding tRNA guanosine(34) transglycosylase Tgt, which produces MGFKLIAIDSCGARRGEFQTAHGIVHTPAFMPVGTAGFVRSITPRDVAETNSEVVLANTYHLSIGERLATVKRLGGLHRFMGWNKTILTDSGGFQVFSLPGKEISDDGVSFSYEEGGERIFFSPERSMEIQRDLGADIVMAFDECVEHTASREYIRQSVERTTEWAKRCRKVELKEYQFMFGIVQGGIFPELRQKSAAGITSIPFDGYAIGGVSVGEGFELMKKVVEITAPLLPEHKPKYLMGVGLPEDLLAAVKGGMDMFDCVIPTRYARQGTLFTRMGKIRILDKTYRKDKFPLDTKCQCYTCKTYPRMVLRYLLFSRDPLAETLLTIHNLTFYQDLMKDIRNAIKQNRYDDFCEEWLEVYKKKSKKNQAIE; this is translated from the coding sequence ATCGGATTTAAACTTATTGCCATTGATTCATGCGGTGCAAGACGGGGGGAATTTCAAACGGCTCACGGCATAGTGCATACTCCTGCCTTTATGCCTGTGGGCACCGCCGGATTTGTACGATCTATTACTCCAAGAGATGTTGCCGAAACGAATTCCGAAGTTGTGCTTGCAAACACTTATCATCTTTCCATCGGTGAAAGACTTGCTACGGTTAAACGATTGGGAGGTCTTCACCGTTTTATGGGCTGGAATAAAACCATACTTACCGACTCAGGCGGTTTTCAGGTTTTTTCTCTTCCCGGAAAAGAAATAAGCGATGACGGCGTTTCTTTTTCCTATGAGGAAGGCGGAGAACGCATTTTCTTTTCTCCTGAGCGCTCAATGGAAATTCAGCGTGATCTTGGAGCAGATATCGTAATGGCTTTTGATGAATGTGTCGAACATACGGCTTCAAGAGAATATATACGGCAATCGGTTGAACGGACTACCGAATGGGCAAAACGCTGCCGAAAAGTTGAATTAAAAGAATACCAGTTTATGTTCGGAATCGTTCAGGGCGGTATTTTTCCTGAACTTCGGCAAAAAAGTGCTGCCGGAATCACCTCGATTCCTTTTGACGGTTATGCGATAGGCGGAGTCAGCGTAGGCGAGGGTTTCGAGCTTATGAAAAAAGTGGTTGAAATCACAGCACCTTTATTACCGGAACATAAACCCAAGTATTTAATGGGGGTTGGACTTCCTGAAGATTTGCTTGCAGCGGTAAAAGGCGGAATGGATATGTTCGACTGCGTAATTCCTACAAGATACGCCAGACAAGGAACCCTTTTTACACGAATGGGTAAAATCAGAATTCTTGATAAAACCTACCGTAAAGACAAGTTTCCCCTTGATACAAAATGTCAGTGCTACACATGCAAAACATATCCACGAATGGTTCTGCGTTATCTGCTGTTTTCCCGCGATCCTCTTGCTGAAACACTTCTTACCATTCACAACCTGACCTTTTATCAGGATTTAATGAAAGACATAAGAAACGCCATAAAACAAAACCGCTATGATGATTTTTGCGAAGAATGGCTTGAAGTGTATAAGAAAAAAAGCAAAAAGAACCAAGCTATCGAGTAA
- the ettA gene encoding energy-dependent translational throttle protein EttA: MSNDPNKIIYSMIGVSKFYDKKPIIKDINLSYFYGAKIGVLGLNGSGKSSLLKILAGVDNEFVGKTILSPGHTIGFLEQEPILDENKTVKGIVEEGVQDIVDVVNEYNSINEKFAEPMSDNEMNKLIERQGVVQEKLDVLDAWDLDARLEMAMDALRCPSGDTAVKVLSGGEKRRVALCRLLLQKPDILLLDEPTNHLDAESVAWLEHHLKNYAGTIIAVTHDRYFLDNVAGWILELDKGHGIPWKGNYSSWLEQKQARLAQEEKTTSERRKTLQRELEWIRLSPKGRHAKSKARINSYETLLGQEVEKRAKDLEIYIPPGPRLGNIVIEAKDVSKGFDNNLLIENMTFSLPPGGIIGVVGPNGAGKTTLFRMIVGQDKPGSGEIKIGETVKTAYVDQSRDVLDPSKSIWEVISEGLDIVMLGNKEVNSRAYVSKFNFSGTDQQKKVGLLSGGERNRVHLARMLKEGANVLLLDEPTNDLDVNTMRALEEALENFGGCAVVISHDRWFLDRIATHILAFEGNSKVVWFEGNYSEYEADMKARLGAAANQPHRIKYRQLTRI; encoded by the coding sequence ATGAGTAATGATCCTAACAAAATAATATATTCCATGATTGGGGTAAGTAAATTTTATGACAAGAAACCTATTATTAAAGATATCAATCTTTCTTATTTTTATGGTGCAAAGATTGGAGTTCTTGGCTTAAACGGTTCAGGCAAAAGCTCATTACTTAAGATTCTTGCCGGGGTTGACAATGAATTTGTTGGAAAGACAATTCTTTCTCCCGGACACACTATAGGTTTTCTGGAGCAAGAGCCGATACTTGATGAAAACAAGACTGTGAAGGGAATAGTTGAAGAAGGAGTGCAGGATATAGTTGATGTTGTTAATGAATATAACAGCATAAATGAAAAATTTGCAGAGCCTATGTCAGATAATGAAATGAATAAGCTTATCGAGCGCCAGGGCGTAGTGCAGGAAAAACTTGATGTGCTTGATGCCTGGGATCTTGATGCACGCCTTGAGATGGCTATGGATGCCCTTAGGTGCCCTTCCGGAGATACGGCTGTTAAGGTGTTATCAGGCGGCGAGAAAAGACGTGTCGCACTTTGCAGGTTACTACTTCAAAAACCGGATATTCTGCTTCTTGATGAGCCTACAAACCATCTTGACGCAGAATCTGTTGCATGGCTTGAACATCATCTGAAAAATTATGCTGGAACAATTATTGCCGTGACTCATGACAGGTATTTTCTTGATAATGTTGCCGGTTGGATACTTGAGCTGGATAAAGGCCACGGAATTCCCTGGAAAGGAAACTATTCGTCATGGCTTGAGCAAAAGCAGGCAAGACTCGCACAGGAAGAAAAGACTACGAGCGAGCGCCGTAAGACATTGCAAAGAGAGCTTGAATGGATCAGGCTGTCGCCTAAAGGACGTCATGCTAAATCCAAGGCGCGTATTAATTCTTACGAAACTCTTCTTGGCCAGGAAGTTGAAAAAAGAGCGAAAGATCTTGAAATATACATTCCACCCGGACCCCGTCTCGGGAATATAGTAATAGAGGCAAAAGATGTATCTAAAGGCTTTGATAATAATCTCCTTATTGAAAACATGACTTTTTCTCTTCCTCCAGGCGGTATAATCGGAGTTGTTGGCCCTAACGGCGCCGGAAAAACTACGTTGTTTAGAATGATAGTAGGGCAAGACAAGCCTGGTTCGGGAGAAATTAAAATCGGAGAAACCGTAAAAACGGCATATGTTGATCAAAGCAGGGATGTTCTTGACCCGTCAAAAAGTATATGGGAAGTAATTTCTGAAGGGCTTGATATCGTTATGTTAGGAAACAAGGAAGTAAACTCGCGCGCCTATGTGTCTAAGTTTAATTTTTCAGGAACCGATCAGCAGAAAAAAGTCGGATTGCTTTCAGGCGGAGAAAGAAACAGGGTGCATCTTGCACGTATGTTAAAAGAAGGTGCTAATGTACTTCTTCTTGATGAACCTACAAATGACCTTGATGTAAACACCATGCGGGCTTTGGAAGAAGCGCTTGAGAACTTCGGAGGTTGTGCGGTTGTGATAAGTCATGACAGGTGGTTTCTTGACAGGATAGCAACCCATATACTAGCTTTTGAAGGAAACAGCAAAGTAGTATGGTTTGAAGGAAACTACTCCGAATATGAAGCGGATATGAAAGCTCGTTTAGGGGCTGCGGCAAACCAGCCTCACCGGATTAAGTACAGGCAGCTAACAAGGATATGA
- a CDS encoding metallophosphatase family protein yields the protein MKLAVVSDIHGNAEAFEAVLADIDISGADKIVCLGDVIGYGPEPNETIKMICDRNIPTVLGNHELCIINREYLSRFNPSAYRSMLITIGMLKEESLRFVKNLKKSILTYSSRFVHGFPPESPTKYMFEFDKKGIFDALGKYEERVCFIGHTHSLRLIEIDGSAIAHNVLDKGVTQLCADKRYIINAGSVGQPRDGDKHAKYIIWDTLNDSIEVKYISYDINSVVNKIIKAGLPERNARRLL from the coding sequence ATGAAACTTGCAGTTGTTTCGGATATTCATGGCAACGCAGAAGCATTTGAAGCAGTTCTGGCCGATATCGATATTTCGGGTGCAGATAAAATAGTTTGTCTTGGTGATGTCATAGGTTACGGGCCTGAACCGAATGAAACCATCAAAATGATTTGTGATCGTAATATACCAACTGTCTTGGGAAACCATGAACTATGTATTATCAATCGGGAGTATCTATCAAGATTTAATCCTTCTGCATACCGTTCTATGCTAATCACAATAGGTATGCTAAAAGAAGAATCTTTACGTTTTGTTAAAAACCTTAAGAAAAGCATACTAACTTACAGTTCTCGTTTTGTTCACGGTTTTCCTCCGGAATCGCCGACAAAATATATGTTTGAATTTGACAAAAAAGGGATATTTGATGCTTTAGGAAAATACGAGGAGAGGGTATGTTTTATAGGTCATACGCATAGCTTAAGATTAATTGAAATTGATGGAAGTGCTATAGCACATAACGTTCTGGATAAAGGCGTAACGCAGCTTTGCGCCGATAAGCGCTATATAATAAACGCCGGAAGCGTGGGGCAGCCAAGAGACGGTGACAAGCATGCCAAATATATTATATGGGATACATTAAATGATTCAATTGAAGTAAAATATATCTCTTACGATATTAATTCTGTAGTAAATAAAATTATAAAAGCAGGGCTTCCTGAGAGAAATGCCAGGCGGCTTTTGTGA
- a CDS encoding iron-sulfur cluster assembly scaffold protein: MSTEVSDFWQNHSDKFLKMAFMNDKNEIIKTPDGYGKKEGDCGDTIELFIITRGDIIETASYHINGCINTVACTNTLIDMVEGKTLEKAWDVTPEAVAEYLETLPENHFHCAELAVGALYLALANAEALRRDPWKKAYNSHY; encoded by the coding sequence ATGAGCACAGAAGTATCTGATTTTTGGCAAAATCATTCTGATAAATTCCTGAAAATGGCTTTTATGAATGATAAAAATGAAATCATTAAAACCCCGGATGGTTATGGCAAAAAAGAGGGCGATTGCGGAGATACCATTGAGCTTTTTATAATAACCCGTGGCGATATTATTGAAACAGCTTCATATCATATCAACGGATGTATTAACACTGTTGCATGTACAAATACGCTTATTGATATGGTAGAGGGGAAAACACTGGAAAAGGCTTGGGATGTTACTCCTGAAGCTGTGGCCGAATATCTTGAAACTCTGCCCGAAAATCATTTTCATTGTGCAGAGCTTGCTGTGGGAGCGCTGTATTTAGCGCTTGCAAATGCTGAAGCACTTCGTCGTGATCCATGGAAGAAAGCATATAACTCACATTATTAA